The Candidatus Omnitrophota bacterium genome segment TATAGTGGTAGTAACCTGGGGAACTCCTATGCCTAAGACTCCGCGCGTGGTACACGCGGCGCCCGGGCCAACGCCTACTAAAAGCCCGCTGACGCCTGTCTGCATAAGGTCCAAAGCGACTTCATAGGTGACGCAGTTGCCGACTACTATCGGCATCTTCATCTTTTTGCAGAATTTCTTGAAATCGAGCGCTTTATACTTTGAGGAGTAATGTTTGACCGTGGAAACCGTGGATTGAACTACGAATATATCGGCGCCCGCTTCCTGCGCGATCTCCGCGCAACGTTCGGCTCTCTGTGGAATCGCGCTGACGGCGACCGGCACGCCGGCTTGCTTAATCTGATCTATCCTCTTTGCTATTAAACTCTCTTTTATAGGCTCGGCATATACACCCTGCACCAACTCCGTGGCTTTTCCAAGTTCTGCGGACGCTATTTTATCAAGGACTTCATCGGGATTTTCATAACGTGTCTGTACGCCTTCGAGATTTAATACGGCTAAACCGCCTAATTTACCCATCGCTATCGCGAATCTAACATCGACAACCCCATCCATAGCAGCCGCGATTATAGGGACACGAAATTTTTTGCCTCCGATCGACCAGGATATGTCAACATCGGTTGGATCTATAGTTACCCTTCCCGGAACAAGGGCTATCTCATCAAAGCCGTAACAACGCCTTGCTTTTCTCTCAACTCCTATATAAAATTGCGCCATGATTCTCCTCTCAATTTTGTTTTGGGAGTATTATAATATAGAATTAACTTGGTTTTGTCAAGTTAATCTAATAAAATTGGGGCTTTAGGATATCACCCAAAGCCCCAATTTCTTTAACTATAACCCTAAGATCTTACGAGCCTAAGGCCTTATTCTTAATACATCCCGCCCATTCCGCCTCCGGGAGGCATTCCACCGGGCATTCCCATAGGAGCTTTCTCTTCCTCCGGGATGTCTGTAACTATCGTTTCAGTCGTTATCATAAGCGCCGCGATACTCGCCGCGTTCTGAAGCGCTGAACGGGTAACCTTCTTAGGATCTATGACACCCGCCTGGATCATATCGCAGTATATGTTCTTATCGGCGTCATACCCTTCGTTGGTCTTCATATCTTTTACTTTATTTACCACTACCGAGCCTTCCATGCCAGCGTTATTGGCGATGGTCCTGATAGGCTCTTCAAGCGACCTTCTGATAATGTCGACACCTATCTGCTCGTCGCCTGACAATTTCAGCTTGTCGAGTGAATCTACACATCTCAAAAGCGCCACACCACCGCCCGGAACTATTCCTTCCTCAACAGCGGCTCTTGTCGCATGCAACGCGTCTTCGACACGGGCCTTCTTCTCTTTCATCTCTGTCTCTGTCGCAGCTCCGACGTTTATCACCGCTACTCCGCCTGAAAGCTTGGCCAGTCTTTCCTGTAACTTCTCTTTGTCATAATCGGAATCGGTACCCTCAATCTGCTTCCTTATCTGGGCTATTCTGCCCTGGATATCGGCAGTCTTACCGGCGCCTTCTACTATAGTAGTGTTGTCTTTGTCTATCCTTACTCTCTTGGCGCGTCCCAACTCTTCTATCTTCACGTTCTCTAACTTTATTCCGAGCTCTTCGGTAATGGCCCTGCCGCCTGTCAACACCGCTATATCTTCTAACATGGCTTTACGCCTATCGCCGTAACCCGGAGCTTTAACCGCCGCGCACTGGAGCGTTCCGCGGATCTTATTCACTACCAATGTCGCGAGCACTTCGCCTTCGGTCTCTTCCGAAAGTATCAACAACGGCTTACCCGCTCTGGCGACTTTTTCCAACAAGGGAAGAATATCTTTCATTGCAGATATCTTCTTTTCGTGGATTAAGATGTAGGGTTCTTCGAGAACGCATTCCATCTTTTCCGCGTCTGTGGCAAAGTACGGAGATAGATACCCTTGATCAAATTCCATACCTTCAACAAGCTCTAACTCTGTCTTGGAAGCCTTGCCTTCTTCTACTGTTATAACGCCGTCTTTTCCTACTTTTGTCATGGCTTCCGCTATGAGATCGCCTATTTCGCGGTCACCATTTGCGGCTATAGAAGCAACCTGTGAAACTTCCTTCTTATCTTTTACGTTAATAGGCTTCGCAAGCTTCTTCAGTTCCTCAATAACCTTCTCTACGGCCTTCTCAATGCCTCTCTTAAGAGCCATGGGATTCGCGCCGGCGGTTACGTTCTTCATGCCCTCTCTGAAAATCGCTTCGGCTAATAAGGTAGCCGTCGTTGTTCCGTCACCGGCTATGTCAGAGGTCTTCGAAGCCACCTCTTTTACCAGTTCCGCGCCCATATTCTCATATGGATCCTTTAACTCTATCTCTTTTGCTACGGTTACACCGTCCTTTGTGATCGTCGGTGCGCCGAACTTCTTGTCGAGGACAACGTTTCTGCCTTTAGGACCGAGCGTTACCTTAACGGCCTTGGCAAGCTGCTCAACGCCTCTTAAGACCGCCCTGCGCGCTTCCTCGCCATATAGTATTTGTTTTGCCATTTTCTTCTCCTTGATTTTTCTTATTTTACTATCGCTAAAATATCTTCTTCTTTTAAGATCAGGTATTCTTTCCCATCAACGGTGATCTCCGTCCCTGAATATTTTCCGAATAGAATTTTATCTCCGACCTTTACTTCCGGAGTTATTACTTTCCCTTCATTTGAAGTCTTACCTTTTCCCACCGCCACTACCTTCGCTTCCTGCGGCTTTTCCTGTGCTGTGTCAGGAAGAACTATTCCTCCCTTTGTCACCTCTTTGGCATCGAGAACTTCTACCATTATCCTGTCTGCCAATGGCTGAATCTTCATATTGCCACCCTCCTTTTTATTTTGATATAGTTCAAATTAGCACTCACCAAAATCGAGTGCTAACAAAGTAGTATTATACAGACTAACGAAATTTTGTCAAGAATTTTTGTAATTTTTTTATTCGCTTCTGGCTTATGACCGGAATTCACTAATGGCAGGATTGACAAAAACGCAGTGTGGTGATATTATTTATGAACCTTTGGCGCGGGAGTAGTTCAATGGTAGAACACGAGCCTTCCAAGCTCGTTGCGTGGGTTCGATTCCCATCTCCCGCTCCACATCGCCTACCTCTCTCCCGACCCACTCTTCAAGCTATTCCTTACAGCTAGGATTTATTAATACTGGTGGTGAGGGTTCGTCATGAACCGAACATACGAAATTATTTTATCGAAAAAGGAACGTCAACGCGCA includes the following:
- a CDS encoding GuaB3 family IMP dehydrogenase-related protein; this translates as MAQFYIGVERKARRCYGFDEIALVPGRVTIDPTDVDISWSIGGKKFRVPIIAAAMDGVVDVRFAIAMGKLGGLAVLNLEGVQTRYENPDEVLDKIASAELGKATELVQGVYAEPIKESLIAKRIDQIKQAGVPVAVSAIPQRAERCAEIAQEAGADIFVVQSTVSTVKHYSSKYKALDFKKFCKKMKMPIVVGNCVTYEVALDLMQTGVSGLLVGVGPGAACTTRGVLGIGVPQVTTTIDCAAARDTYYKKSKRYIPIITDGGMTTGGDICKAFACGADAVMVGSAFARSKEAPGKGNHWGMATPHANLPRGTRVKVGVTGTLEEILFGPAKVDDGSQNLMGALQTSMGNVGAKNIDQMHKAEIIIAPSIQTEGKVFQVAQRVGMGK
- the groL gene encoding chaperonin GroEL (60 kDa chaperone family; promotes refolding of misfolded polypeptides especially under stressful conditions; forms two stacked rings of heptamers to form a barrel-shaped 14mer; ends can be capped by GroES; misfolded proteins enter the barrel where they are refolded when GroES binds); amino-acid sequence: MAKQILYGEEARRAVLRGVEQLAKAVKVTLGPKGRNVVLDKKFGAPTITKDGVTVAKEIELKDPYENMGAELVKEVASKTSDIAGDGTTTATLLAEAIFREGMKNVTAGANPMALKRGIEKAVEKVIEELKKLAKPINVKDKKEVSQVASIAANGDREIGDLIAEAMTKVGKDGVITVEEGKASKTELELVEGMEFDQGYLSPYFATDAEKMECVLEEPYILIHEKKISAMKDILPLLEKVARAGKPLLILSEETEGEVLATLVVNKIRGTLQCAAVKAPGYGDRRKAMLEDIAVLTGGRAITEELGIKLENVKIEELGRAKRVRIDKDNTTIVEGAGKTADIQGRIAQIRKQIEGTDSDYDKEKLQERLAKLSGGVAVINVGAATETEMKEKKARVEDALHATRAAVEEGIVPGGGVALLRCVDSLDKLKLSGDEQIGVDIIRRSLEEPIRTIANNAGMEGSVVVNKVKDMKTNEGYDADKNIYCDMIQAGVIDPKKVTRSALQNAASIAALMITTETIVTDIPEEEKAPMGMPGGMPPGGGMGGMY
- the groES gene encoding co-chaperone GroES → MKIQPLADRIMVEVLDAKEVTKGGIVLPDTAQEKPQEAKVVAVGKGKTSNEGKVITPEVKVGDKILFGKYSGTEITVDGKEYLILKEEDILAIVK